Proteins encoded by one window of Clostridia bacterium:
- a CDS encoding biotin/lipoyl-binding protein — protein MATQLKLPSLAEGGKTGTVVKLLVSVGDRVEVDQGIVEVETEKAVVEVPATVSGVVREIHVREGDEVREGTPLITVDEAAGQGAAANDGAAANAAAGAQGAAAPASAGATGNGTAAAGAVPGGAAAPAGAVAAASAAAAAPSA, from the coding sequence ATGGCGACGCAATTGAAGCTGCCCAGCCTCGCGGAGGGCGGCAAGACCGGAACGGTGGTCAAGCTCCTCGTCTCGGTCGGCGACCGCGTCGAGGTCGATCAGGGCATCGTCGAGGTGGAGACGGAGAAGGCGGTCGTCGAGGTTCCGGCCACGGTGAGCGGCGTGGTACGGGAGATCCACGTGCGCGAGGGGGACGAGGTGCGGGAGGGCACCCCGCTGATCACCGTCGACGAGGCGGCGGGCCAGGGCGCGGCCGCGAACGATGGAGCGGCGGCGAATGCGGCGGCGGGCGCTCAGGGCGCGGCGGCTCCGGCGTCAGCCGGCGCCACGGGCAACGGCACGGCGGCCGCAGGCGCCGTGCCGGGCGGCGCCGCTGCACCCGCGGGTGCGGTCGCGGCAGCGAGTGCAGCCGCGGCAGCGCCCTCGGC
- a CDS encoding VOC family protein: MDAAAFRIDGLDHVQIAAPPQCEDAARAFYGRLLGMEEIEKPASLKARGGVWFRCGSQQLHIGVQPDFIPARKAHPAFRVRGLDALRQRLQAEGRLVQDDDALPGVRRFYVDDPFGNRLEFMEF, encoded by the coding sequence ATGGACGCGGCCGCGTTCCGCATCGACGGCCTCGACCACGTGCAGATCGCCGCGCCGCCGCAGTGCGAGGACGCCGCGCGCGCGTTCTACGGGCGCCTTCTCGGCATGGAGGAGATCGAGAAGCCGGCGTCGCTCAAGGCGCGCGGCGGCGTCTGGTTCCGCTGCGGGTCGCAGCAGTTGCACATCGGCGTGCAACCCGATTTCATCCCGGCGCGCAAGGCGCACCCCGCGTTTCGCGTGCGCGGGCTCGACGCGCTGCGCCAGCGGCTGCAGGCGGAAGGCCGCCTGGTCCAGGACGACGACGCCCTGCCCGGCGTGCGGCGGTTCTACGTCGACGATCCGTTCGGCAACCGCCTGGAGTTCATGGAGTTTTAG
- the aceE gene encoding pyruvate dehydrogenase (acetyl-transferring), homodimeric type — translation MANTSLDELIREIETREWLESLDFVIQNEGPERVRELLAALRARAQQAGIDTPVPLTTPYLNTIPVDQQPAYPGDLEVERRIENIVRWNAAAMVVRANRREDGIGGHLSTYASAATLYEVGFNHFFRGPDHPSGGDKVFFQGHASPGIYARAFLEGRITETQLENFRRELAEGGGLSSYPHPWLMPGFWQFPTVSMGLGPLMAIYQARFDRYLERRGFKPRTDAKVWAFLGDGEMDEPEATGALRLAAREQLDNLIFVVNCNLQRLDGPVRGNSKVVQELEALFRGAGWHVIKVLWSSDWDPLFERDREGRLVRRLDAVLDGELQKYAVESGAYMRERLFNTPELQELVAHLSDVQLKQMRRGGHDPVKVYAAYKAAVEHTGSPVAILTQTVKGFLLGEKDEARNVAHDRKKMDDDELLAFRDRLGLPLTDDQVRAVAFYRPADDSREVTYARERRRELGGSLPQRRESIELLPPPDDAAFEEFKEGSDRKVSTTMAAVRLLTNLLRDKNIGARIVPIVPDEARTFGMESLFRQIGIYSPVGQLYDPVDSNTLLPYKETENGQMLEEGITEDGAMASFIAAGTSGYTNGVTVVPFFWFYSMFGLQRFGDLAWAAAELRTKGFLVGGLAGRTQLAGEGLQHQDGHSHLLAYPIPNLKAYDPAFAFEIAAIVKDGLRRMFVEGEDVFYYFTVGNENYVQQPMPKGKNVEEGIVRGMYLFRKSGLKKPAHRAQLLGSGSIMNEVLKAQEMLEKYGVAADVWSVTSYKELYRDAIETERWNLLHPEAKPKVPYVRQLLEDTEGPIVAASDYVKALPDSIGRWLPRPLVALGTDGFGRSESRAALRAFFEVDARWITHAVLSSLAREGRLDAGAVRKAMDELGIDPEKADPIKS, via the coding sequence ATGGCCAACACCTCCCTGGACGAGCTGATCCGCGAGATCGAGACCCGCGAGTGGCTGGAGTCGCTGGACTTCGTCATCCAGAACGAAGGCCCCGAGCGCGTCCGAGAACTCCTCGCCGCGCTGCGCGCGCGGGCGCAGCAGGCCGGCATCGACACTCCCGTCCCGCTGACCACGCCGTACCTCAACACGATTCCGGTCGACCAGCAGCCGGCGTACCCGGGTGACCTGGAGGTCGAGCGGCGCATCGAGAACATCGTGCGCTGGAACGCGGCGGCGATGGTCGTCCGCGCGAACCGGCGCGAGGACGGCATCGGCGGCCATCTCTCCACGTATGCGTCCGCCGCCACGCTGTACGAGGTCGGTTTCAACCACTTCTTCCGCGGGCCCGACCATCCCAGCGGCGGGGACAAGGTCTTCTTCCAGGGCCACGCGTCGCCCGGCATTTACGCGCGCGCCTTCTTGGAAGGCCGCATCACGGAGACGCAATTGGAGAACTTCCGCCGCGAGCTCGCCGAGGGCGGCGGCCTCTCCTCCTACCCGCACCCGTGGCTGATGCCCGGCTTTTGGCAGTTCCCCACGGTGTCGATGGGCCTGGGGCCGCTCATGGCGATCTACCAGGCGCGCTTCGACCGCTACCTTGAGCGTCGCGGCTTCAAGCCCCGAACGGACGCGAAGGTGTGGGCGTTCCTCGGCGACGGGGAAATGGACGAGCCCGAAGCCACCGGCGCGCTGCGCCTGGCGGCAAGGGAGCAGCTCGACAACCTGATCTTCGTCGTCAACTGCAACCTGCAGCGGCTGGACGGGCCGGTGCGCGGGAACAGCAAGGTCGTCCAGGAGCTTGAGGCGCTCTTCCGCGGCGCCGGCTGGCACGTCATCAAGGTGCTCTGGTCCAGCGACTGGGATCCCCTCTTTGAGCGCGATCGCGAAGGGCGGCTCGTCCGGCGGCTGGACGCCGTCCTCGACGGCGAGTTGCAGAAGTACGCCGTCGAAAGCGGCGCGTACATGCGCGAGCGCCTGTTCAACACGCCGGAGCTGCAGGAACTCGTCGCCCATCTCTCCGACGTCCAGCTCAAGCAGATGCGGCGCGGCGGCCACGACCCGGTCAAGGTCTACGCCGCGTACAAGGCGGCGGTGGAACACACCGGATCGCCGGTCGCCATCCTCACCCAGACGGTGAAGGGCTTCCTCTTGGGGGAGAAGGACGAGGCGCGCAACGTCGCCCACGATCGCAAGAAGATGGACGACGACGAGCTTCTCGCGTTCCGCGACCGCCTCGGCCTGCCGCTGACCGACGACCAGGTGCGCGCCGTCGCCTTCTATCGTCCCGCGGACGACAGCCGTGAGGTCACCTACGCGCGGGAGCGCCGCCGGGAACTGGGCGGCAGCCTGCCGCAGCGGCGCGAGTCCATCGAGCTTCTCCCGCCGCCGGACGACGCGGCGTTCGAGGAGTTCAAGGAAGGCAGCGACCGCAAGGTCAGCACCACGATGGCGGCGGTGCGCCTCCTCACGAACCTCCTGCGCGACAAGAACATCGGCGCGCGGATCGTGCCCATCGTCCCCGACGAGGCGCGCACGTTCGGCATGGAGAGCCTCTTCCGGCAGATCGGCATCTACTCGCCGGTCGGCCAGCTGTACGACCCCGTCGACTCGAACACGCTCCTCCCGTACAAGGAGACCGAGAACGGCCAGATGCTGGAGGAGGGCATCACGGAGGACGGCGCGATGGCGTCGTTCATCGCGGCGGGCACGTCGGGCTACACCAACGGCGTCACGGTGGTGCCGTTCTTCTGGTTCTACTCGATGTTCGGGCTCCAGCGCTTCGGCGACCTCGCGTGGGCCGCGGCCGAGCTGCGGACGAAGGGCTTCCTCGTCGGCGGGCTGGCCGGCCGCACGCAGTTGGCCGGCGAAGGCCTGCAGCACCAGGACGGGCACAGCCACCTTCTGGCCTATCCGATCCCGAACCTGAAGGCGTACGACCCCGCGTTCGCGTTTGAGATCGCGGCCATCGTCAAGGACGGGCTGCGGCGCATGTTCGTCGAGGGCGAGGACGTCTTCTACTACTTCACCGTGGGGAACGAGAACTACGTCCAGCAGCCGATGCCCAAGGGCAAGAACGTCGAAGAGGGCATCGTCCGGGGCATGTACCTCTTCCGGAAGTCCGGCCTCAAGAAGCCGGCGCACCGCGCGCAGCTCCTCGGCAGCGGCTCGATCATGAACGAGGTCCTCAAGGCGCAGGAGATGCTTGAGAAGTACGGCGTGGCCGCGGACGTCTGGAGCGTCACGAGCTACAAGGAGCTGTACCGCGACGCCATCGAGACGGAGCGCTGGAACCTCCTGCATCCCGAGGCGAAGCCGAAGGTGCCGTACGTGCGGCAGTTGCTTGAGGACACGGAGGGGCCGATCGTGGCCGCCTCGGACTACGTGAAGGCGCTCCCGGACTCCATCGGCCGGTGGCTGCCGCGGCCGCTCGTGGCGCTGGGCACGGACGGGTTCGGCCGAAGCGAGTCGCGCGCGGCGCTGCGGGCGTTCTTCGAGGTGGACGCGCGCTGGATCACGCACGCGGTGCTGAGCAGCCTCGCCCGCGAGGGGCGGCTGGACGCGGGGGCGGTGCGCAAGGCGATGGACGAGCTCGGCATCGACCCCGAAAAGGCCGATCCGATCAAGAGTTGA